From Glycine max cultivar Williams 82 chromosome 11, Glycine_max_v4.0, whole genome shotgun sequence, the proteins below share one genomic window:
- the LOC121173040 gene encoding uncharacterized protein: KLAATEFSDYALVWWNKLQKERARNEEPMVDTWTEMKKIMRKRYVPASYSRDLKFKLQKLTQGNKGVEEYFKEMDVLMIQANIEEDEEVTMARFLNGLTNDIRDIVELQEFVEMDDLLHKAIQVEQQLKRKGVAKRSFTNFDSSGWKDKGKKDGAATSSSSTPIPSKTRSKSQEEPSKRSRDVKCFKCQGLGHYAYECPNKRSMVLRDGEYISESDVEEEEESEYVEEEETPEGDLLMIRRLLGGQLKHEEESQRENIFHTRCLINGKVCMVIIDGGSCTNVASARLVSKLNLATKPHPRPYKLQWLSKDGEVQVRQQVEVDVSIGKYNDKVLCDVVPMEASHLLLGRPWQFDKRDFQDMFPPNVPNGLPPLRGIEHQIDLIPGASLPNRPAYRSNPQETKEIQRQVDELISKGWVRDSISPCAVPVILVPKKDGTWRFVVSSKGVQVDEEKVRAIQEWPTPKSVTEVRSFHGLASFYRRFVKDFSTLAAPLNEVLKKNVGFKWGEKQEEAFNVLKQKLTNAPILALPNFQKSFEIECDASNVGIGAVLMQEGHPIAYFSEKLSGPTLNYSTYDKELYALVRALKTWQHYLYPKEFVIHSDHESLKYIKGQGKLNKRHAKWVEFLEQFPYVIKHKKGKGNIVADALSRRHEGFLFKENKLCVPKCSTRNLLVCEANEGGLMGHFGVQKTLETLQEHFYWPHMKKDVQKFCEHCIVCKKAKSKVKPHGLYTPLPIPEYPWIDLSMDFVLGLPKTINGRDSIFVVVDRFSKMAHFIPCKKVDDASHVADLFFKEIVRLHGLPRSIVSDRDSKFLSHFWRTLWSKLGTKLLFSTTCHPQTDGQTEVVNRTLGTLLRTVLRKNLKTWEACLPHVEFAYNRAVHSTTNCSPFEVVYGFNPLTPLDLLPMPNVSVHMRKERFPEQRKSKLQPRGDGPFQVLERINDNAYKVELPDGESDLRTNPSQEGE; the protein is encoded by the exons aagcttgccgccacggagttttccgactatgctcttgtgtggtggaacaagctacaaaaggagagagcaagaaatgaagagccaatggttgatacatggacggagatgaaaaagatcatgaggaagcggtatgtgccggctagttactcaagggacttgaaattcaagctccaaaaactaacccaaggcaacaagggggttgaggagtatttcaaggaaatggatgtgctcatgattcaagcaaatattgaagaagatgaggaggtaactatggctcgatttcttaatggtttgactaatgatatccgtgatattgttgagctgcaggagtttgttgaaatggatgatttgcttcacaaagcaatccaagtggagcaacaattaaaaaggaagggaGTGGCTAAGAGGAGTTTTACCAACTTTGATTCTTCTGgttggaaagacaaaggtaagaaagatggggctgctacttctagtagttccacacctatcccatcaaaaactcgctcaaagtcccaagaggaaccctctaaaaggagtagagatgtgaagtgtttcaagtgccaaggcctaggacactatgcttatgagtgccctaacaaaaggtccatggttcttagagatggagaatatataagtgaatctgatgttgaagaggaagaggagagtgagtacgtagaggaagaggagactccggagggagatttgttgatgattaggcggttacttggtggtcaattgaagcatgaggaggagagccaaagagaaaacatctttcacactagatgtttaatcaatggcaaggtgtgcatggtgatcattgatggaggtagttgcaccaatgtggctagtgctagattagtgtcaaagctaaatttagctactaaaccacatcctaggccatacaaacttcaatggcttagtaaggatggggaggtgcaagtgaggcagcaagttgaagtggacgtttccattgggaaatacaatgataaggtactttgtgatgttgttcctatggaggccagtcacttactgttggggagaccatggcaatttgataaaaga gattttcaagacatgtttccaccaaatgtgccaaatggactaccacctttgaggggaattgagcatcaaattgatctcattccgggagcttctttgcccaataggccagcctatagaagtaatccacaagaaaccaaagaaattcaaagacaagtggatgaactcattagcaaaggttgggtaagagatagtataagtccttgtgctgtcccagtgattttggtccctaaaaaggatgggacatggc gttttgttgtgagttcaaaaggagtgcaagttgatgaggagaaggttagggctattcaagaatggcctacacctaagtctgtgaccgaggtgaggagttttcatggcttagcaagtttttatagacgatttgtgaaggattttagcacattggcagcacctctcaatgaagtgctcaagaaaaatgttggtttcaaatggggagagaaacaagaagaagctttcaatgttcttaagcaaaagctaactaatgcccccatacttgcgttgccaaactttcaaaaatcttttgaaattgagtgtgatgcttcaaatgttgggattggggctgtgttgatgcaagaaggccatccaattgcttattttagtgaaaagttaagtggtcctacccttaactattcaacttatgataaggagttgtatgccttagtacgggctttgaaaacatggcaacactacctttatcccaaggaatttgtcattcatagtgaccatgagtccctcaaatatatcaaggggcaaggaaagcttaacaaaaggcatgcgaagtgggtggaattcctagagcaattcccttatgttatcaaacataaaaagggaaaaggtaatattgtagccgatgctctttctcggcgtc atgaaggctttcttttcaaagaaaacaaattgtgtgtgcctaaatgttctactagaaatttgcttgtttgtgaagcaaatgaaggaggtttaatggggcattttggggtccaaaagactctagaaacattacaagaacatttttattggcctcatatgaaaaaggatgtgcagaaattttgtgaacattgcattgtatgtaaaaaggcaaagtctaaggtaaagcctcatggattgtatactccattgccaattccggagtatccttggattgatttatccatggattttgttttggggctgccaaaaacaatcaatggtagagattccatttttgtggttgttgataggttttctaaaatggctcattttattccatgtaaaaaagttgatgatgcttcccatgtggctgatttgtttttcaaggagattgtgagactccatggtttgccaaggagcattgttagtgatagggactctaagttcctaagccatttttggaggactttgtggagcaagttgggcactaaattgttattttcaaccacttgtcacccacaaaccgatgggcaaacggaagttgttaataggactttgggaactttgcttaggacagttttgaggaagaacttaaaaacttgggaagcttgtttaccccatgttgaatttgcttacaatagagctgttcatagcaccactaattgttctccttttgaagttgtttatggttttaacccactaactcctcttgatcttttgcctatgcctaatgtttc ggtgcacatgagaaaagaaaggtttccggaacaaaggaaatcaaagcttcaaccaaggggagatggaccatttcaagtgcttgaaagaatcaatgacaatgcttacaaagttgagctgcccg atggagaatccgatttgaggacaaatccttctcaagagggagag